cactactAGTGTTATTTAACCTCTTAAAGCAGGTTAGTTACTGTTTATTCTACGTTGCTAAAAGAGGCGGATATATAGTGTTATATATGGGTTCACGTGAATCCAAATTAATTTTTGTCTATATTATGTAGATGTATAATAAGAAATTCagtaaatatttataaatatttaactACAAACTAGATTGTATAAAGTTTATacatcattaaaacataaaactTAAAACACCTTGCAAAATAGCAAGTAGCTTTTTACAACATATAAATTGCATTGATGGTATAAAAAATTATTTGCTTTATGAATTATGAGAGGTGAACCCTTTAGAAAGATGACCATATAGAAATGTTAATGAATTGACTTTTCGACCCGAGAGATTTGAGTGTGAGAGATAATCTTACTTCTAGAATTATGATCAATTATTATACTTGGGAAGAAAGCCGCGACAAAGGCGCTTGTCTACGTCCCTTTCTTGTTTTCTAGAGTAAATTTCTCCAATGATCACTCATCTTATGAAAATTATGTagcaaaattatttattttattttgtattaataaagtcactcaacttgtatgttgtatttaaaaaaaaaaaatactattgcTTGATTAAAACTAGATTCGTTGGAAGTACTTCTTGgcattttaaattttaatttatattTCATGTAGGACCCAACATTTTCGGTCTCATCAAAATTAGAAAGTACTTCTCTATCGAAAAAGTTATTAACTGGATAATTACAACTCAAAACATGCTTGTTGTATTTAAAGACGTAATTAAGTTTTTTGTAGCTTCCTCCACTTGACAATGACTTAAGATATAGAGTACGACAATTTTTAGGGGTAGTGATGGAGATCCACCAGTGAAACACCCATCTCCATCCACAAGCCAAAACCATCTCCATGACCACCAGTCAAACACAGATTATCAGATTAACTTAAAAATAATTTAGGGTAGATTATTCATAATTAATAATAGTTGTAATCTAAAAATAAGCAAGGAGTTGATTGTATACAAGTTCATTGCCATAGAGGAAAAAGTTCTACCtctataatttatttatttttaattattttataacATAAGGGGTCAGAGAAGGGGAaatggggaggggattacaagTTGGGGAATCGAAACCtaaccaacaaggtgaaagttcaagtAGTCAACTAACTGAGCTACTAAGACCCCCTCTACCTCTATAACTCCATTCTTTATTCATGTACAATTTCTTCTTTTCCCTAtttttccttattgtatttccTTTCTGAATTTCATTTGAATGCACTCGGGGCACATAATGTGTTCAGTTCAACTTATAGCTTACAAACCAGCAAAAGGCCATCAAAAAGACCACCTAATAATCTGGTACCTAGCTGTTTTGTCCTGCTGACTTAACTCACAGGCGCAAATTGTTGATTAATCAGTCGTTGAGACCCTTCAACAATCTTCTTTAGCACTTCCCCAGCAGGTAGAATTTCCTTGATAAGACCAATGCTCTGACCAGCATACATCGCCATGCTTTCGATATCGCCAGTAGTTGTGGCATTTGGAACCGTACCAGCAAAGCGACGTACCTCTCTTTCCTGTTCAAGAAAGAGTATGAAACTGATTATATTCTTAACAACAAGCTATAGATGAAAGAAATTCACTCATTTTCTAATCAACAATAATAACTATGCCTCAGTCCAGCAAGTTGGTCGGTTATATGAATCCTCACAGTCTATGTCGCTCCATTTAAGTTCATTTAAGTccaatattatataaatataaacttTAAAGTTAAAATAATTAGTGCCCCTAGATAGTCTACATACTCCTCCCAAGATGAAGTACAGGTGCGCAAAGGATCAAGTATAAAATGATAAGATGTGCTGGTATCAGTTGCAAATAGAAAACTAACAAGTTAAGAACATCCTAATTCTTAGTACTCAAAACGTAAGGTTGATCACGCAGTGGAAATTAATATGATAGGAACATTTTCAAGATTTTGTTAGGCAGAACATAACGGGATACTCACCCTGCCATGTATGATTGTGCGGCCAATGACAGGCTGATTTGTCTCATTCTCATGACTTGGGAGCGCCTTCCATTCCATGAAGAACGGGGTTGCCAGAACACGCTGTGGTGCCCCTGGCCACCTTGCGCGACCAAATATGTCTGTATACTCTGTTTGATCAAATTCAATCAGCTTCCTCTTGTATGTTGGGTGAGCATAGCTTTCCTCTGTTGCTAGAAACCTGAAAAGGTATAAGAAGTTAATAACCTAGCAATTGTCAAAGACATCATTCCATCTATACTGTCAGGGCCAAACAGTTCAGAATAGAATTTGAAGTCTAGAACTTATTCATTCACAAATCTTGATGCCTCATATATGCGAGTGTAAgataaaaaaaacttttgaacaAATTAGAATTCACATTGACCCACGACATCAaacctacaatgatgtataaaCAACAAGATTTCATGTGTTTTCTGAGTTAGAACAAGGCAATATTTCATGTTAATCCACTAGTCAGTTACATTTCTCAAATAGGTATACAAATATTTATCCTCTAAAAATGCACATAAGAAACTATAAGAGGGCATGGCAAACTGCAATCCAAAAGTGAGAGCTGGCCAGCTACATGGCCTCAAAATCTAAACAGCAATAGATCAACACGATTACCAGAGAGGAAGCAGTTACTAATAATAGATTAAACAACTTCAAATTTTAGAAATTAAAAGCTCCACACCTGGTTCCTAATGAAACACCCTGTGCACCAAGGGCCAGAGCAGCAACATAACCACGCTCATCTACTATTCCTCCAGCAGCAATTACTTCAATGTCAAGACCACGAACAAGATCTACTACTCTAGGCAATAAGGTGATTAAGCCATCCTAAAAGGAAATCAACCAAGTATGTGATGTATTGTTCGATAAGTAATTTTATAAAAGAAAGTGGCATCTGCAAAACAGACGAGGGCGACTTCACCAGAAACAACTAGGATTTGGTTGGTTGGTTTgggttggggggttgggggggggggggggggggggggtttgctAAGTGAATGATTCTTAAGGCTCGTTATCTTGATGAAAATACTAACGCATATCATGACCGTGATCACCGTTATACCTGCCCGATTACATGGCCTCCTGCTTCCCGACCTTGGACAATAATTGCATCTACACCAGCATCAGCAGCTTTCTTTGCTTCTTCATAGCTGCCAATCTTAAGAAACAATGCATGTTTTTCATAAGCTACATTTCAGGAAAATAGATGAAGGTAAACTATCTATTCTTTCACACATGCAGAGTCTCTAATCTAAAGCAAAAGGTCGAAGCCACCTAACTTGCAGAAGCATTAGCTAAGAATAGAATACTTCGAAGATATGACTAAGACATACAACACTTACGCCTCAGCCCCAAAAAAGTCGGGATCGCCTATATGAATACTCAATGACCATTTAAGTTTATCTCAGGCCAATACTAAAAGAAATCACTGGatataaattttcaaaatatgtaaTACCATAATATTAGTAATCATGAACACCTACACCTTAAAATTAACTTGCAAGAAAGAAATAACTCATAAAGAAACAAAAATAGGAGTATATACTATTAATTGATATTCTTACATAATTCAACTACCAATATACTGTAAAAAGGGCTACTACAGTAAACGAATTAACTCATTTGAACTTCTTTTTGTACTTTGCTCATTTCTAAGAATTTTGTGTATCGTTTTGGTGAGGAGTTACTTTCATTGATGAGCTACATTTCAACTAGAACAAAGTTCCTGAGTCATATAGAGCAATTTAAAGCGAGTCTCCACTCTAATCAAGTCAAATAGATTCACAAAAGGATCCAAGATCATGTAATGCCACTAATTAATGATAGGGAGAAATACAATTTTTGTGATTACATTGACAAAGTGTGCATTTTGAAAATTGGAAAAGAGTTGTGTTGAGAACTTACTTGGGGCACAACTTTGACCCCAGCTCTGTGAGCTTCAAGAACAAACTCCTTTGAGCATTCACCCCAAGAAAGCTGCAGTACTGCAACCTTCTCATCAAGTATAGCTTTTACATTTTCCTTGTGAGGAAATGCAAGAATAACACCTATTCCAAATGGTTTGTTAGTTAAGGTTCTAGTCTTCCTTATGAGCTCCCTCACATAATCAGGATCTTCCTGCCACATAAATATTAACAGTTAGTCCTCTAGACTTCTGTCTAACCAAAGACGTGGTTGGAAATCAACTGTCATTTTGTCCTGTAAAAATGGCTTCACTGTACAGTTTATTCTTTGcttatatttcttttttctttctttaatttgTGGGCTGGTAAGAGGGGACTGAAATTAAGCTTCAACTTTTGTACACTGACAATTTAACTAGTAAAAAGCATAAAACAATCAGAAATCTTGCTGAATAATTGTAACAAATCTTGATATTTGAAGGGTTCTCATGTGATAACTTCGGGCAAAACACAGGAGACATGTTGGCTATATAAATAAATGAGATTTATACCTTAGGATGCGTTTTAGAGCCGTGCAAAGATATAGGCCCAAAACTGATAATATCACTGGTGGACTGGGTATTACATTTCAATAATCTGTTTCTGATAGAATAGGAATTTAAATTCTACACAACACTATAGGATCACCCAAAAGATAACAACTAAGTAACttgaaaaattatataaaaatcaggTGCTACAATGGAGTACATTACATTAATAGTGTAAAAATTATTTATGCTATGaataaattaaaacagagaagaaagaagaggagGAGAAATACCCAATCAGGAACTCTGAGAAGACCAAGACCACCAGCATTAGCAACCGCAGCAACTAGCTCTGGGCCTGATATATCAGGTCCCAAGGGTCCTTGCACTATCCCATACTCAAAACCCAATATTCCTCTCCAACCCATACTCTCTTTTTTGCCTATGAGCTGAACTCGTGTGTCTGCCACCAATATTTATACCCCATACGACTATGACAAACGGCTTCAGTCTTGTCACTATTCATTTTTTAAAAGTACGAAACAAAGTTGTCGACTAATTGTGATTTATGCGTAAGCCACTACGTCTAAAGGTCACTAATGAAGACAAGAAATGGACGAGTGTCAAACATTTGGAATTATATACGTGGTGGGTCAGATTCAATGCTTTCTGGAATTATAATTTTTTACCTGTCCATAGAAATTAGCAGGGGAGAAATTGCTACTAAGTTCATTAGCGTAACATCGGTACTCAGCGGCGGAGTCAGAATTTTCAccgaggggttcaaaatataaaaaagtaaacatacaaaGAAGCCTAAGcgagttcaacatctactatatatacataaaaaataattttaaccttataaaaatagtatttttttctCCCGAGGGgattcggatgaacaccctcggcatagtgtggctccgccaccGTCGGTACTTCATATAAAATTGAAACACTCTTGTGATAATGTTAATTATTCTAAGGGATATCTCTTAGATGATACTTACTCTTAGCCGGCTCAACTTTTTTTAATAACTTTAATATAGAGGTTAATCAATTCTTTTCAAGTCTAACCACTAATTAATTTGTGATAATAGGATCTCCTTAGATAAACTTGGTTTGTTCCAACTAAATCATGACATTAGTGGAAATGGGTGTCCCTGATTTGTCACATTTATACCctaggattaaaaaaaaaaaaaaagggcaagttACAAAAATAACTATCTTTTAGGAGCAATTAATCATTTATAACTTGGCTCATATGTATTTGAGCTTCTTGTCTTGTATCCATATGAGATACAATATGAGGGAGAAGAAGCTAGGAAAAATACATAAGAAAAATAATGTGATTGGCTGGGTTCAAACCTGGGCGGGCAGGGCCAAAGCCCACACCCAATAACCACTGCAACTACGGCCGCTTGATGTATTTTGGTATAACTATGAatggtaatttacaaaatcacGATAGcaactaaatataaataaattaaaaagtagttattaacataattactTTTTAGCGTTAACTTT
The sequence above is a segment of the Lycium barbarum isolate Lr01 chromosome 6, ASM1917538v2, whole genome shotgun sequence genome. Coding sequences within it:
- the LOC132598804 gene encoding uncharacterized protein LOC132598804, whose product is MGWRGILGFEYGIVQGPLGPDISGPELVAAVANAGGLGLLRVPDWEDPDYVRELIRKTRTLTNKPFGIGVILAFPHKENVKAILDEKVAVLQLSWGECSKEFVLEAHRAGVKVVPQIGSYEEAKKAADAGVDAIIVQGREAGGHVIGQDGLITLLPRVVDLVRGLDIEVIAAGGIVDERGYVAALALGAQGVSLGTRFLATEESYAHPTYKRKLIEFDQTEYTDIFGRARWPGAPQRVLATPFFMEWKALPSHENETNQPVIGRTIIHGREREVRRFAGTVPNATTTGDIESMAMYAGQSIGLIKEILPAGEVLKKIVEGSQRLINQQFAPVS